The nucleotide sequence AAAGGAAGGTTTTATTCTGACGCCGGACCATATTTTTTATAACAGTGTGTTTAACAGTGAAATGATACCAGTCCGTTCCATCCGGGGGATTGAAGGGATGACAGGCCTTCTGAACCGGGGACTGTATCTGGACAGGAGCAACGGAGTCCGAACTAAAATTCCGGGAGGAATTGCTCCGAAGGATTTGAAAGCTCTGGGAGATATTATGGGGAAATTTGTGTCCTATCTGAAAGAAAAACCGGAGTCCAGAAGTATTGCCTACCTGGCGAAGGAAAAGCATGAGGTGAAATGCTGTTACCGCTGCGGTTACAATTACCGGAAAGGGAATGTGTGCCCGAAGTGCGGATATCAGTCGAACCAGTAGGAGAAGGAGAAAAATCAATGGCCACTGGCAAAGAATATCTGAATTTTATACTGGAACAGTTATCTGGTCTGGAAGAAATTACCCATCGTATGATGATGGGGGAATATATTATTTATTATCGGGGAAAAATTGCGGCGTATATCTGTGACGACCGGTTTCTGGTGAAACCGGTGAAAGCCGCCAGAAGACTGCTTCCCGACGCTCCTCTGGAGCCGCCGTATAAAGGAGCAAAAGAAATGATACTGGTGGAAGATGTGGATGACAGAGAATTTCTGACAGAATTATTTCAGGCCATGTATGAAGAACTGCCGGCGCCGAAGCCAAAAAAGAAGTTCTGATACTGATTCCGATAACGAATATCACAGGTGCTGTGCGGGCTGCACAGGGGCTTCTTTACGTTATTCTTTTTTTATCCAGCTTCTGAGAGGGTTCACTTCCCTGGCTTTCGTGAGAATATCATCTGTGTTGCAAATCAGATATTCACTGAGCTGCTTCAGTTCTTCCGGTGTGAAACCGGAGGATTTTTCCATTACACCGGAAGGCACAATTCCTTCTGCATAATCTTTTCCCCGTTCAAAAATGATCCGGACGATTTTTTTACCGTCTTTCTGTGAAAGCAGACCGGAATAGGTCATACGAATTTCCTGTAACTGACTCATGAAAATCACTCTCCTCAATGTATGGTTATAGTCCCTTTTGATGTATTATACATGATAAACGGTCTGGTGACAAGAAATTCCGGAAAAGATGAAAAATGTAAACGTAACAGTTCAGACCAGGAATCTGTATCTGCTGCGAAATCCGTAAGAAGGTGTGAATTCAGACGGATTCTGTAACAGGGAAGTCGCAGGCCGAATTGTTACTTGTAAATACGGGGAAAATCCGATAGAATATACGGGACGGAACTGGAGGTGCATATATGTCAGAACAGAAACCAATCAGTGTTGGTATAGAGCGATACAAACGTATGATAGATAATCATATTACTATATAAATAAAACATATTTTATAAAAGATTTGCTGGATAAAGGCGGGGCTGTCAATCTGTTTACGCGGTCCAGGCGTTTTGGGAAAACCCTTGTACTCAGTATATGGAAAAACACCATGTATGATGGTTATCTGTTTGGAAATACGGAAGTCTGTAATCCCTGGAGCGTTATGAATTATGTAAAGAGAGCGGCAATCGTATCATACCGGATTGCTGGAAGAAGGATATCTGAATATCCGGGATTATGGTATATGCTTTTGTAAAAAAAGCTGTATGGTTCAGACAAAATGTTATACACAGAAATGAGGTTATTATGAAATTAGGAATTACCATGGAAGGCGGCGCAAGCAGAACTGTGTTCAGCTGCGGCGTCACCGATGCTTTTTTAGAGGAACAGATTATGCCCGATTATTTTATCGGGGTGTCGGCAGGAATTGCCTACGGGGTATCCTACCTGTCCGGGCAGAAAGGGAGGAACCTGACCATCGCTCAGAAATATATGAATGACAAACGCTATATGGGGATTCGTCATCTGCTGAAACACAGGAATTATTACAACATTCCTTTTGTGTTTGACGAAGTGCCCAACAAACTGGAAGCCTTTGACTATGAAGCCTTTGAGGCATTTCCGGGAAAAGTGGAAGCCTGCGTGACGAATATTCACACAGGAAAAGCAGAATATCTGGAGGTTCCCAGAAGAGACGAGAAATTTGACGTGCTGGTGGCAAGCTGCGCACTGCCTATTCTGTTTCAGCCGGTGAAAGTAGGCAGACGGTATTATCTGGACGGCGGCCTTTCGGACTCCATTCCCTACGAACATGCCATGGAAGAAGGCTGTGATAAAAATATTGTAATTCTCACCAGAGAACGGGGTTACGTGAAAAAGCCGGAGAAAGCAGGGGATATTTCCAGAAAATTATACAAAAAGTATCCCAATATCGTGGAAGACATCAGAACCAGACCGGAACGGTACAATGCCTGTATGGAAAAGCTGATGGAGCGGGAACAGGCGGGAGAGGTGTTTGTAATCGCACCGGAAACCACTCACGGAGTGG is from Lachnospiraceae bacterium JLR.KK002 and encodes:
- a CDS encoding patatin family protein, translated to MKLGITMEGGASRTVFSCGVTDAFLEEQIMPDYFIGVSAGIAYGVSYLSGQKGRNLTIAQKYMNDKRYMGIRHLLKHRNYYNIPFVFDEVPNKLEAFDYEAFEAFPGKVEACVTNIHTGKAEYLEVPRRDEKFDVLVASCALPILFQPVKVGRRYYLDGGLSDSIPYEHAMEEGCDKNIVILTRERGYVKKPEKAGDISRKLYKKYPNIVEDIRTRPERYNACMEKLMEREQAGEVFVIAPETTHGVGRTESDPEKLTKLYEEGYQQARKQMEDLKRYLGCSKTQTI
- a CDS encoding TfoX/Sxy family protein — translated: MATGKEYLNFILEQLSGLEEITHRMMMGEYIIYYRGKIAAYICDDRFLVKPVKAARRLLPDAPLEPPYKGAKEMILVEDVDDREFLTELFQAMYEELPAPKPKKKF